In Zingiber officinale cultivar Zhangliang chromosome 1A, Zo_v1.1, whole genome shotgun sequence, a genomic segment contains:
- the LOC122030385 gene encoding NAC domain-containing protein 68-like — MARKRDAEAELNLPPGFRFHPTDEELVVHYLCRKAAGQYLPAPIIAEVDLYKHDPWELPDKALFGQKEWYFFTPRDRKYPNGSRPNRAAGKGYWKATGADKPVVPKEGNTTVGIKKALVFYSGKAPQGTKTDWIMHEYRLADAKRGHNKGSLRLDDWVLCRLYNKKNTWQKKLSSIATMDSVDDTVSDSFITPESDIENDNALPNINDLISTAQAATGQRSQKEDSEWFTDLKLEDLQTSCMSFGLPVAMMDATDQDYNSQLFAPSVLRPCYTNLQPF; from the exons ATGGCAAGGAAACGAGACGCTGAAGCCGAGCTCAACTTGCCACCAGGGTTCAGGTTCCACCCCACCGACGAGGAGCTCGTCGTGCACTACCTCTGCCGGAAGGCCGCGGGACAGTACCTGCCAGCTCCTATCATCGCAGAGGTCGATCTTTACAAGCACGACCCGTGGGAACTTCCAG ACAAGGCGTTGTTTGGCCAAAAGGAATGGTATTTCTTCACCCCTCGGGACAGGAAGTACCCAAATGGATCGAGACCGAATAGGGCCGCTGGGAAAGGATACTGGAAGGCAACCGGGGCGGATAAGCCGGTCGTGCCAAAGGAAGGCAACACGACAGTCGGGATCAAGAAAGCTTTGGTCTTTTACTCCGGGAAGGCACCGCAAGGAACGAAGACAGATTGGATCATGCATGAGTACAGACTAGCTGATGCAAAACGCGGCCACAACAAAGGAAGTTTAAGG TTAGATGATTGGGTTCTTTGCCGGTTGTACAACAAGAAGAATACCTGGCAGAAGAAGTTGTCATCCATAGCGACCATGGATTCGGTCGACGACACAGTGTCAGACAGCTTCATAACGCCAGAATCCGACATTGAAAACGATAATGCGCTGCCGAATATCAATGATCTCATCAGCACAGCCCAAGCTGCAACTGGACAAAGAAGCCAGAAAGAAGACAGTGAATGGTTTACGGATTTGAAACTGGAAGACTTGCAGACCTCTTGCATGAGTTTTGGATTACCGGTAGCCATGATGGATGCAACCGACCAAGATTATAACTCGCAACTCTTTGCACCTTCGGTTCTGAGGCCATGTTACACCAACCTGCAACCATTCTGA
- the LOC122009659 gene encoding uncharacterized protein LOC122009659, which yields MTAKAKILLLELKTVKEELAFAKERCAKLDEENQTLRESCQKGDAPADEDLIRLQLEALLAEKSKLANENDITARENMFLREMVEYHQLTNQGILYLDDSNEEEEDDYSDLVDKLTFSPSQADYEVPSHDLSSSQVTKLAPGSSSPSASLGRIAHTNFGPSSAVDGSIQWHPISQ from the exons ATGACTGCTAAGGCCAAGATTCTTCTGCTAGAACTAAAGACTGTCAAGGAAGAATTAGCTTTCGCAAAGGAAAGATGCGCTAAGCTTGACGAGGAGAACCAGACCTTGAGGGAAAGTTGTCAGAAAGGAGACGCCCCAGCCGACGAAGACCTG ATTCGACTCCAGTTGGAGGCATTATTGGCTGAGAAATCTAAGCTAGCAAATGAGAACGACATTACCGCACGGGAGAACATGTTCCTCAGGGAGATGGTGGAATACCATCAACTCACTAACCAGGGTATCCTCTACTTGGATGATAgcaacgaagaagaagaagacgactaCTCAGACCTTGTTGATAAATTGACCTTTTCTCCATCACAAGCAGATTATGAAGTACCTTCCCACGACCTTTCGAGTTCCCAGGTAACTAAACTAGCACCAGGAAGCTCATCACCCTCTGCCTCACTCGGCCGTATTGCACACACAAATTTCGGTCCATCTTCTGCTGTTGATGGTTCAATTCAGTGGCATCCCATCTCGCAATAG
- the LOC122030393 gene encoding uncharacterized protein LOC122030393 → MMRWSSPYLGSRIRSWLRDYDCLQFVAVVLIYIQIGCALVGSLGALFNGVLLINLVVALFALVAIESSSQSLGRTYAVLLFFSIVLDIAWFMFFSHTIWNFNPDQKFGPVFVFSIKLALLMEIIGFSVRFLSSFLWVQMYRLGVSTMDNTTYCADYNVRDSFVNPPTNEVARQTSNSDEILGGSVYDPSYYSSLFEDIQETQHMTEGRKQILYNGNSSLVVESPKLKSFVSKLFQADSDSRKPQLQ, encoded by the exons ATGATGCGCTGGTCTTCTCCGTACCTCGGATCAAGAATTCGATCCTGGCTTCGCGACTACGACTGCCTGCAATTCGTCGCTGTTGTTCTCATCTACATCCAG ATCGGTTGCGCTCTGGTGGGATCGCTTGGCGCATTGTTCAATGGCGTTTTGCTGATCAATCTGGTGGTGGCCCTCTTTGCGCTCGTTGCAATTGAGAGCAGTAGCCAGAGCCTGGGAAGGACTTATgctgtgcttctcttcttctctattgTTCTTGACATTGCCTGGTTCATGTTTTTCTCGCACACTATATG GAACTTCAATCCCGATCAGAAGTTTGGGCCAGTATTTGTCTTCTCAATCAAACTTGCATTGTTGATGGAAATCATTGGCTTTTCAGTGAGGTTTTTGTCCTCATTTTTATGGGTTCAAATGTACAGATTGGGGGTTTCAACAATGGACAATACGACATACTGTGCAGATTATAATGTTAGAGATAGCTTTGTGAACCCTCCAACAAATGAAGTAGCTAGGCAGACCTCCAATTCTGATGAGATTTTGGGAGGTTCTGTTTATGATCCATCCTATTATTCCTCCCTCTTTGAAGATATTCAAGAGACACAACACATGACTGAG GGCAGGAAACAGATTCTTTACAATGGTAACTCATCTTTGGTAGTTGAATCTCCAAAACTCAAGTCATTTGTGAGTAAACTTTTTCAG GCTGATAGTGATTCAAGAAAACCACAATTACAATGA